One Helianthus annuus cultivar XRQ/B chromosome 12, HanXRQr2.0-SUNRISE, whole genome shotgun sequence genomic region harbors:
- the LOC110895991 gene encoding uncharacterized protein LOC110895991 isoform X2, protein MMKSILWLVMAIKSLMIIETGWERLKETDESHRHLLKHHSTFPFPLPVQNSSRLGYPNCCLLSCTCYVGAFKLFHHQSNLEKMTRDLKNWMKTFKTREAQVKDECTRTERTSCKCGFCSSNTRSLKATG, encoded by the exons ATGATGAAATCAATTCTTTGGTTGGTTATGGCAATTAAATCGTTGATGATCATTGAAACTGGGTGGGAGCGATTAAAGGAAACTGATGAATCCCACCGCCACCTTCTTAAACATCATTCGACTTTTCCCTTCCCTCTTCCGGTACAGAACTCCTCCAGGTTAGGGTATCCAAACTGTTGTCTGTTATCATGCACTTGCTATGTTGGCGCCTTCAAGCTCTTTCATCATCAG AGCAACTTGGAGAAGATGACTCGGGACTTAAAGAACTGGATGAAAACTTTTAAGACCCGGGAGGCACAGGTAAAAG ATGAATGCACAAGAACAGAAAGGACAAGCTGTAAATGCGGTTTCTGCTCGAGCAACACTCGATCTCTTAAAG CTACAGGTTAA
- the LOC110895991 gene encoding uncharacterized protein LOC110895991 isoform X1, protein MMKSILWLVMAIKSLMIIETGWERLKETDESHRHLLKHHSTFPFPLPVQNSSRLGYPNCCLLSCTCYVGAFKLFHHQSNLEKMTRDLKNWMKTFKTREAQVKDECTRTERTSCKCGFCSSNTRSLKAATG, encoded by the exons ATGATGAAATCAATTCTTTGGTTGGTTATGGCAATTAAATCGTTGATGATCATTGAAACTGGGTGGGAGCGATTAAAGGAAACTGATGAATCCCACCGCCACCTTCTTAAACATCATTCGACTTTTCCCTTCCCTCTTCCGGTACAGAACTCCTCCAGGTTAGGGTATCCAAACTGTTGTCTGTTATCATGCACTTGCTATGTTGGCGCCTTCAAGCTCTTTCATCATCAG AGCAACTTGGAGAAGATGACTCGGGACTTAAAGAACTGGATGAAAACTTTTAAGACCCGGGAGGCACAGGTAAAAG ATGAATGCACAAGAACAGAAAGGACAAGCTGTAAATGCGGTTTCTGCTCGAGCAACACTCGATCTCTTAAAG CAGCTACAGGTTAA
- the LOC110895992 gene encoding F-box protein SKP2A, with translation MPLFRWPLVLLLPCRSHQVKEIWVSPQNLATIQGKPNLIVSQHIWCGSGSCSVVAGRLFKGLHCLHLTSLDLYYCRNITDRAMYALAHIRVKNRNQMWDGVKTGDEDENRLMSLNISQCTALTPPAVQALCDSFPALHTCPGRRSLIISGCLNPNSIPCACAFQAHHEVNTLTHHAY, from the exons ATGCCACTGTTTCGTTGGCCACTGGTGCTGTTGCTTCCCTGTCGGTCTCACCAG GTCAAAGAGATATGGGTGTCGCCACAAAACCTTGCG ACGATACAGGGAAAACCTAATTTGATAGTTTCGCAACACATATGGTGTGGTTCTGGTTCATGTAGTGTAGTGGCTGGTAGGTTGTTTAAAGGATTACATTGCCTGCATCTAACATCTTTAGATCTATACTACTGTCGAAACATCACCGACCGAGCGATGTACGCGTTGGCACATATTCGAGTGAAAAACAGGAACCAAATGTGGGATGGGGTTAAAACCGGGGATGAGGATGAAAACAGGCTTATGAGTCTCAACATCAGTCAATGCACTGCTTTAACACCGCCAGCGGTTCAGGCTCTATGTGATTCATTTCCAGCGCTTCATACATGCCCGGGTAGGCGTTCACTTATCATAAGTGGTTGTTTGAATCCAAATTCAATTCCTTGTGCATGCGCTTTCCAAGCGCATCATGAGGTTAACACACTTACTCATCATGCTTATTGA